One genomic segment of Naumovozyma castellii chromosome 7, complete genome includes these proteins:
- the NCAS0G00830 gene encoding uncharacterized protein, giving the protein MIENTTTLRETTTTVERNEKPLFVKLFVIFNISIAVRHLLRQFLSHYKIDGPIVKHGESLWSTIEYILLLTAIVLVLKNYKLILQRCAAENCKICERLKKDPYSSVKRFILFLTAFTVLTPIIYFTVTGYIRRHPDDYRKFIDKSSWSYWIGIIVINIDGISFCGIWISLIDMYFKHPFREFVQLKQDSNSKEDLEKGLLSGKKD; this is encoded by the coding sequence ATGATTGAGAATACGACAACATTGCGTGAGACTACAACTACTGTAGAAAGGAATGAAAAACCGCTATTTGTTAAACTTTTCGTGATTTTCAACATCTCAATTGCCGTTCGTCATTTATTACGCCAGTTTTTAAGCCATTACAAGATCGATGGTCCCATTGTAAAGCACGGAGAATCACTTTGGTCAACCATTGAAtacattcttcttttaaCTGCCATTGTCCTGGTACTCAAAAACTATAAGTTGATTCTACAAAGATGTGCTGCAGAAAATTGTAAGATTTGTGAAAGGTTGAAGAAGGACCCTTATTCAAGTGTTAAACGGTTCATCCTGTTTCTTACAGCATTTACTGTTTTAACTCctattatatattttactGTTACCGGATACATTAGAAGGCATCCTGATGATTATAGGAAGTTTATTGATAAGAGTAGTTGGAGCTATTGGATTGGTATTATTGTCATTAATATAGATGGGATTTCATTTTGTGGAATTTGGATATCTCTGATTGATATGTATTTCAAACATCCATTTAGagaatttgttcaattgaaacaagattcaaattcaaaagagGATTTGGAAAAGGGTTTATTATCAGGAAAAAAAGACTAA
- the HST3 gene encoding NAD-dependent histone deacetylase HST3 (ancestral locus Anc_5.612) produces the protein MEHLRLTTELRSSSFDEEDLSINKERKREISLSSNLQTEKLTHLRLLDGSDTMLNQINKLLNKSRKIIVLTGAGISCNAGIPDFRSSKGLYESVKKEFPEVSIGSGKEMFDISLFRDEVKISVFATFMEKLYANVKLAQPTKTHKFIAHLKDRNKLLRCYTQNIDGLEENLGLEVSMKNETSKDKLNSKFNSTWKNFDVVQLHGDLNTLACTRCFHTFPWNRFWARSLRRGELPTCPECERKDLKRLQLGKRQIDNNIGFLRPNIVLYGENHPSGDLISQGLSLDILRGRPDFFIIMGTSLKVDGVKKVVRQMSKQVHERGGIVILINKTSVGDSSWNGVIDYQIWSDCDTWVTYLEDMIPDFFKTQKQIEKLRQLKRENSELKKKKLSSTIHTPPTTPTKIHELTSSNEIKIEEHKNELMSPEQSSDDEKKSPKKRSRKVIPKEGKIVKVKRNLKQKLNSSPKLLKAEAI, from the coding sequence ATGGAACATCTGAGACTGACCACGGAATTGAGATCGTCCTCCTTCGACGAGGAGGATTTGTCGatcaataaagaaagaaagagagAAATATCATTGTCATCCAATTTACAGACTGAGAAGTTGACACATTTACGTTTATTGGACGGATCTGATACCATGTTGAACCagataaataaattattgaataaatcaAGGAAAATTATTGTCCTTACGGGAGCTGGAATTTCATGCAATGCTGGGATCCCAGATTTTAGATCCTCCAAGGGGCTTTACGAATCCgtgaagaaagaatttcCCGAGGTATCCATTGGATCAGGGAAGGAAATGTTTGATATCTCTTTGTTTAGAGACGAAGTGAAAATCTCTGTCTTTGCTACATTTATGGAAAAATTATACGCTAATGTGAAATTGGCACAACCTACCAAGACTCACAAATTCATTGCTCATTTAAAAGATAGAAATAAGTTGTTACGTTGTTATactcaaaatattgatggGTTAGAGGAAAATCTGGGGTTGGAAGTTTCCATGAAGAATGAAACAAGTAaggataaattaaattcaaaatttaattcaacGTGGAAAAATTTCGATGTAGTGCAATTACATGGTGATTTAAATACATTGGCTTGCACCAGATGTTTTCATACTTTCCCCTGGAATCGATTTTGGGCAAGATCTTTACGAAGAGGTGAACTACCCACATGTCCCGAATGTGAAAggaaagatttgaaaaggttACAATTGGGGAAGAGacaaattgataataatattggGTTTTTAAGACCAAATATTGTATTATACGGAGAAAATCATCCTTCCGGTGATTTAATCTCACAAGGTTTAAGCTTAGATATATTAAGAGGGAGACCTGactttttcatcattatgGGGACCAGTTTGAAAGTGGATGGTGTTAAAAAAGTAGTCAGACAAATGAGTAAACAAGTACATGAACGTGGAGGCATTGTAATATTAATCAATAAGACAAGCGTTGGTGATTCTTCATGGAATGGGGTCATTGattatcaaatttggtCCGATTGTGATACTTGGGTGACTTATCTAGAAGATATGATACCTGATTTCTTTAAAACTCAAAagcaaattgaaaaattacgACAATTGAAGAGGGAAAATAgtgaattaaagaagaaaaaattatcGTCAACGATACATACACCACCTACCACTCCGACAAAGATCCACGAACTTACGTCATCTAATGAAATaaagattgaagaacatAAGAATGAACTGATGAGTCCGGAACAATCttcagatgatgaaaaaaaatcacCAAAGAAACGCTCAAGGAAAGTAATACCGAAGGAAGGAAAGATTGTTAAGGttaaaagaaatttaaaacaaaaattgaattccAGCCCGAAACTTCTGAAAGCTGAAGCCATTTGA